The Acropora muricata isolate sample 2 chromosome 5, ASM3666990v1, whole genome shotgun sequence genome includes a window with the following:
- the LOC136916898 gene encoding uncharacterized protein — MVCYWLYAVIVCLKVIAFRHVFLVDAKVHPKGLEFKSWKFCGSDHSNAKIEITPWPFIAYEHIVNITISITPAVNIFNIIAAIEVIKLPGGQILFKSRRDICRLPSDRCTILAGETYVFRGEYVLHDLLPGLSVTARGTVKLYNEDLYEFLCVEAVVVKS; from the exons ATGGTTTGTTACTGGCTGTATGCAGTTATTGTTTGCTTAAAAGTGATTGCTTTTCGTCATGTCTTCCTCGTGGATGCCAAAGTTCATCCTAAAGGACTGGAATTCAAAAGTTGGAAGTTTTGTG gcAGTGATCACAGCAATGCAAAGATTGAGATCACACCTTGGCCTTTCATTGCATACGAACACATCGTTAACATCACGATTTCGATAACTCCTG CGGTAAACATATTTAACATAATAGCAGCCATTGAAGTAATCAAGTTACCAGGCGGCCAAATATTGTTTAAAAGCAGGAGAGATATATGCAGGCTACCATCTGATCGGTGCACCATTTTGGCGGGAG AAACGTATGTGTTCAGGGGTGAATATGTCCTGCATGATTTACTGCCTGGATTATCG GTGACAGCAAGAGGGACAGTGAAATTGTACAACGAAGACCTATACGAATTTCTTTGCGTGGAAGCGGTCGTTGTAAAGAGTTAA
- the LOC136917575 gene encoding E3 ubiquitin-protein ligase TRIM71-like: MESLMKNLKKHVTCSICLDTYTNPKTIACLHTFCCNCLEMHARTSARNGKFLCPECQAEMTFPDENRFDKLPTSFHHNSLLSVLGVRQVGDGSEINCGNCKKTSVEISYCFDCEKLMCGDCENAHELLKNMAFQGHKVTPVKQFQDKDYAAMLKRQSFCSQQYHEREPTRFYCTECEMCVCQICINTIHKQHGVELLEKAVESAKDEIQRLAEMTKERITTCDASIRQIEEMEAEMEVNVASSKREVSRAADQIVAKARGLERDNITALENRRFSSAEKFHSAKQQIQSFAKQFTQVIDFAKEIVQISSCSDIIQSHQQIASRFRDLDKTPIPPLPACSSAMFVQICNPSSLELGFTTTTDVDVNESPVNGLNQEFQAGVEGTLVVRPRIHPEEGVTEAANTKIYVQVLMEPIEKVSSMDVFDQGDGSYEVKFVAKVPGCLKVTVKINNKELANSPFTVHVRERRIQVVGELEFVGKVPEHPSGIAVNGEGLIAVSDFKGHCILIYNAKGEYQRELGAYGINEGQFNQPSSIIFINDDEVLVADEKNNRIQQLNVKTGNFVKSFGKEGTGTGEFKYPSGVCMNDSGNIVIADTYNNRVQVLTDDGKHLLTFGGNGVGKLELPVRCIYWRNTYIVSSCKNHFLNVFDCRGKFLCQIGKSGAENRQLPRRLWGFCIEGYRNHQNLLVSDIKNGCIYQFTTDNCFTGKTVAKLGRVPVMTAAPDGRILAFGEKRKKMLFLK, from the coding sequence ATGGAGTCTTTGATGAAAAATCTTAAGAAACACGTTACTTGTTCTATCTGTTTAGACACTTATACCAATCCCAAGACGATAGCTTGTCTTCATACATTTTGCTGCAACTGTCTGGAGATGCATGCACGAACAAGCGCTAGAAATGGAAAGTTTCTCTGCCCCGAATGTCAGGCAGAAATGACTTTCCCTGACGAAAATCGATTCGACAAACTACCCACAAGTTTTCATCACAACAGTTTGCTGAGTGTTCTGGGCGTCCGACAAGTCGGCGATGGAAGCGAGATCAATTGTGGCAATTGTAAGAAGACCAGTGTAGAAATAAGTTATTGCTTCGACTGCGAGAAGTTGATGTGCGGTGACTGTGAAAACGCTCATGAATTGTTGAAGAACATGGCCTTCCAAGGCCACAAGGTGACTCCAGTGAAGCAATTCCAAGATAAAGATTACGCAGCGATGTTAAAGAGGCAGTCCTTCTGCTCTCAGCAATATCACGAACGAGAGCCAACAAGGTTTTACTGCACGGAATGCGAAATGTGTGTTTGTCAGATTTGCATCAACACCATACACAAACAACACGGAGTCGAACTACTTGAGAAGGCAGTGGAAAGTGCGAAAGACGAGATTCAAAGGCTAGCTGAGATGACAAAAGAAAGAATCACAACCTGCGATGCTTCAATTCGTCAGATTGAAGAAATGGAGGCAGAGATGGAAGTAAACGTCGCTTCCTCAAAGCGTGAAGTTTCTCGAGCAGCAGATCAAATCGTGGCCAAGGCACGCGGACTTGAACGCGATAACATAACTGCCCTCGAGAACAGGCGCTTTTCGAGCGCGGAGAAGTTTCACTCGGCAAAGCAGCAAATACAGTCTTTCGCCAAGCAATTCACTCAAGTGATCGATTTCGCCAAGGAGATTGTTCAAATTAGTTCTTGTTCAGATATTATACAAAGCCATCAACAAATTGCGTCCCGTTTTAGAGACCTCGACAAGACTCCAATCCCACCACTTCCGGCTTGTTCATCAGCGATGTTTGTCCAAATTTGTAATCCATCGAGTTTAGAGCTTGGCTTCACGACAACCACCGACGTCGATGTAAATGAGTCTCCAGTCAACGGCCTGAATCAAGAATTTCAAGCTGGCGTAGAAGGCACACTTGTGGTTCGTCCCAGAATTCATCCAGAAGAAGGCGTGACTGAAGCCGCAAACACCAAAATTTATGTTCAAGTGCTGATGGAACCTATTGAAAAGGTTTCCAGTATGGATGTTTTTGATCAAGGAGACGGAAGTTATGAAGTAAAATTTGTTGCTAAGGTTCCTGGTTGCTTGAAAGTCACGGTGAAGATCAACAACAAGGAACTTGCTAACAGTCCCTTTACTGTCCATGTGAGGGAGCGACGTATTCAGGTTGTTGGCGAGTTGGAGTTTGTGGGAAAAGTTCCGGAACATCCTTCCGGGATTGCTGTGAACGGTGAAGGGTTGATCGCAGTCAGTGATTTTAAGGGCCATTGCATTCTGATATACAATGCGAAAGGAGAGTATCAGCGAGAACTAGGTGCGTATGGAATAAATGAAGGCCAGTTTAACCAACCATCTAGTATCATTTTCATCAACGATGACGAGGTTTTAGTTGCTGATGAAAAAAATAACCGCATCCAGCAATTAAACGTTAAAACAGGAAACTTTGTCAAGAGCTTTGGCAAGGAAGGGACAGGAACTGGAGAGTTCAAGTATCCCTCCGGTGTTTGCATGAATGATTCAGGGAATATTGTCATAGCTGACACTTACAACAACAGAGTCCAGGTTTTGACCGACGATGGCAAACATTTGCTTACATTTGGTGGGAATGGCGTGGGAAAACTCGAGCTACCCGTACGATGCATTTACTGGCGGAATACGTATATTGTTTCCAGTTGCAAGAATCACTTCTTGAATGTTTTTGACTGTCGTGGAAAGTTTCTATGCCAAATAGGAAAATCAGGTGCTGAAAACCGACAGTTACCTCGTCGTTTGTGGGGATTTTGCATCGAGGGTTATCGGAACCACCAGAATCTTCTGGTGAGCGACATTAAAAATGGTTGCATTTATCAGTTCACAACGGATAATTGCTTCACGGGAAAAACTGTTGCCAAGTTAGGACGAGTTCCAGTAATGACTGCAGCTCCAGACGGGCGTATTTTAGCTTTTGGtgagaaacgaaaaaaaatgcttttcttgAAATAG